The Vitis vinifera cultivar Pinot Noir 40024 chromosome 1, ASM3070453v1 DNA segment GTGCTAATAAAAGGGGGCATAGCTGCATGAGGACATTAGCGGGTGAGAAAGTGTTTCGATTTGAGCTCTGCTAGATGGATGGAGAAACATGGCTATCTCAGGAGCAGAGAACtgatatttgttgtttttgttttcagcTGCTTACTCAATTctgaaaatgaatttgaatgacTCCCTTGTATTTTAGGTAGCATTTGACAGTTCAAATCATCTAAGTTCAATGGCTCCATTACACTGTTGTTATAGAAATAGAATGGTGCAATTCAATTCTAAGACATGAAAACACCATAAGGTATTGGAAACCGATTTCAAGGTTCCCTTGGTACATCCCAGGCACTATAGATCCTGTTTTTGTGTTGGGACATTAACAGCCTGCTATGATTCTTTGATTATGCAATTCACGGCAGTTGTTACTAGCTTCCCACATAAAAATGGTTTCTCAAGTAGGTATAATAATTAACCAGACAATCTAATGGTCTTTCCCACTGTTGTATAGCTCCATAGCATTCAATATATTGCTTTGCTTACTCTTCTGGTCAtgttatttgaaatttcatggcattttcttttattgaagtgcacctgtttttattttatttttaatttttgtgtaGGTAGCAAAGAGGAGGTATTTTTTGATTCGCAACCCTGGTTAGAATCTGATTGTGAAGATTTCTTCAGCATCAATGGTGGTAAGATTAACTTAAATTTGTCTTGgaaagaaattcatttttttcctgGTTGTCTTCAGAGGAATTATGATATACTTTTCTGAGGGCCACAACTAAAACAGGCATTGCAGTATGAGAAAATTTCTAGGCTGTTTTTCATGCAGATTCGACACCCCATCACGGCAATACTCCAATGAACCAAAGCAGCTTCAGAGAAACTCCTCGACTTGATAGATCTCATCACATGGACAAGTCACCCAATTCCTTGATAGAGCCCTCCCCATCTGATAAGAAGAAACTGATTGAGCTCTTCCGAGAGAGCTTTGGCGATGACCCATTTGTTGGTAATCAAGACCTACAAGGAATAGAAAGTAATATGGCAAATGGAAGGCTGAAAGCCAAGGCTACCATTTTTGACTTTCTAACAAATAGAGGCTGCAGTAGTGAAAGATCTCCAAATAAAGGTTACAAACCTGAGAAAGAGAAATCCGCTCACTCTGCACAGTGTTGCCTTCCAGGTTTGGTTCGGAGCCTGAGCTTTAGTGATAGGAAGAGGAGGCCCAGCCCTGCCCACAATATCCGTAGAAGGTAAGCCAAGCTTTGCTCTGTCTATACTTTCAGGTGAAGTTTTGCTTCTAAATCAGCATTACTGAAATAATTTGGGGTCTCTAACTCCCTTGTTCAACTTTATTGGCCCTTCTATGGGCAGAGTCGTAAAGTGATCCATGAACCAGATGCCTTGTTTCACTGTTTTATAGGAACGAAAGGATTGAATTTGTATTCATTAGTCTGCTTCCATGATGTTACAGTCCTGTTCAATCTATGGGTTTTGTTGTAAGTTGATGGGTGCTGCCTCTTAAGAAATTCTTCAAAGGTCCTTGTATAAAGAGTCTTGGTTGGTGCTTCCATGTCtcatataaaaatcaattgGCATATGGGATCACAATACATACTAGAGACAACTTGACTTCCGTTTTTGCCTATATAGCTTCTGacctttctctttccttccttTCTGGCCTGAGACATGCCTCCTATCGTGCTTTCCTCCCTCCCCCTACctaatgaaatatttttcaataatctACAACtagcctttatatatatatatatatatttgaatcatAGTGGGCCAATTTTCTAAATGGCACTGGAGAAACATGAATGATAGAAGTTGAAGGgacagttttttttatttaccataTGACATCAAAAGTAGGTGAGCATCAAACTTATCAATACAACTTCTCCCTCAGTATAATTACAGTCTTTATAAGGAACAAAACATCTAAAAGACATATATTTACTAACTAATATTTCAAACATACAATTCTTTAACACTAAACCTTCATTCACCAAATTGATTCCTCCATTGTATTTGATCTGAAACATGTAAATACACATAATTAGCTCCTAATTTAAGTAATATTAAGATTTATGTTATGCATAATAAAACAGGTTCAATGTCATATATTTTCGTATGGTCAACCTAATAGCCGATCAGAAGTTTCTCTGTCCGTGACTTCAattaacaacaaaaatatttagaagTTTGATTCTAGatatttcagatttttttagttttcatatcTAATGGTATAAGCCTTACTGATGATGAGAGTGTATCTCTCCAAAAATTTAAAGACTTTTAACCAAGCAAATTGTAGTCCTAGCTACTTGCTTGTATTTTGGCATTCAATCTCGGAGATAATCACCTTGTATACCCTTAGAACTCCATTGAGACACTCACTTTCTATAACTTTAGAGAATTGAATCAATTATAGATTTATAGATTCCTTGGTACTCTTTGTTTAAGGGCTCAAACTCAAAAATTGATTACCTTGTACATATATTATGATATATCATTCTCTTTATTGATAACATTCAATGGTGAAAAAAACTAAGgactaaaagttaaaaaaaaaaaaaaaatctagttgTTAAAAGGGAAAAACTTATATTTACATACATATAACTTCTAGTGTCTAAAAATATTTGCCTTTAACAACATCCTACAAagatcaatttcattaaaagaatTCAAGTTCCTTTTTGACTTATCTTCggtttataatataatttgggTGTTTAAAACACtatgatttaataaatattgAGAGATGTTaagagataataataattatcagAATAACTACCCTAACAAACTTAATAACAATCAAAATATATCTTTAGAAGAGttatggaaaaataataattggttATAGATATAATCACCCATAATTACCAAGATAACCAACTTAATTAACAATCTCAATAACAAATTAACCAATCAATCAAGGTTATCAATATCATCAATCTAAATATAAGCAGTAATAAAAGGATATATAATGAGAATGCAAAATTTTTACGTGGAATCCCCACAaattatggagataaaaaaccatgagatCGAACCAATCTAAATCCATTATTTGAAGTCAAGTTATATAAATGTACTTCGTTTTACTCTAAAGACTTGCTCTCTAGCACTTACAATTTCATCCACATTTAGCTTACAACTTCATTCACATTTGGGACATAACAACTCTATGTTACTCCCTAGTAGATCCTTTGACCACTCACATTTGGAACATAACAACTATATGTTATTTCCTAGTAAATCCTTTGACCATTTTGAAGGGATTACTCCCTAATAGATCCTTTGATCATTCTGAAGGGATTAAGGTCTTCAACCCAtgattcaaatattcaaatatttgaatgaGAGATTAAGAATGGTGTGACAATTAAGATTTCTCTCAAGGAGTCCCTCTCTTAAGAATGAGAGGTCTGTCAAACGATATATCTCCTATCTCCCAAATTCTCTCACCCTTTAAGGGTTATAAGAGGTATTTATTGACAATCTATCACCCTTAAAGGGGTTAtaaagaggtatttataggcaaatactaaaaaaatctcagtattttaagtttccaaaatGAATGAGAGGTCTCTCAAATGATATATCTCCAATCTCCCAAAATCTCTCACCCTTAAGGGGTTATAAataggtatttataggcaaatacCAAAAGAGTCTCAATatcttaagtttttaaaatagagtttgagtgaaattcattcaaaatgtTTACTGCTTGAGCAGGTTGACTACTTATACAAAATTAACCACTTGAGCGGCCCCtacttttgaaaaatcatttaaaacattttaagtgcAAAAATGATACCaatcaagtttttaaaatagagtttgagtgaaattcattcaaaatgtTTACTGCTTAAGTGGGTTGACCGCTTATGCAGAATTAACCACTTGAGCGGCTcctatttcttttgaaaaatcatttaaaacattttaagtgcAAAAATGATACCGATCCTTTTATACCTCAAAGAAGCCTTATATGTCACAaatcaaacctttttagacttGCATGTAACTTTTTGGTTAGATAAACAATAACCTttgatatttggaaaataagttactatctaaaaagacttgtatagttaaatattaaaatgaacaaaattgcTAACATATAAACAAGATTCAATGTCCAAACAATCaccattcattttttctttttgaatttaaatcatTGTTTCcaattaaagaattatttaagaaaTCATTTAACAAAATTTGAGTGTATATAACAAGATTAATAGCCCTCTAATGTGTAATAGAGATTGGTTTGCATTACCTTATGCATTGGAATTCATCttcccttcatttttttcatgatttttttgcTTTGAAACCTCATCACCTTCTGCAAAATAGATAAATTCATTGTGAGgataatttacacaaaataataataataataataataataaacaaggaaaaagaaagagaaaatatgtAAGATAGCTCACCTCTTCAACCATGAGCTCCACCATTTCTATTCATCTTCCTTTTGAAATGAGTCACACTCACTGCAATAAAGACATACATCCTATCTTTCCCTTCACCAACAAACCGAAAATAAGCATGCCTCGAAGGCTTCTTTAGAGCCAGAGTGCCACATACAGCCCAAAATCCCACCGGGAAGCCCAATCCCATGCTTGTGAAGAACCATGACATTTCCCACCCATCTTCATCACCTTCCTTTTCATCTTCCTCATCTTTTTGATCTTCATTAGGAGTGGAGCACTGGGTTGACAATGGAAGCCCACAAAGTCCTAGGTTACCCTCGTACATGGATGGATCATTGAATGTCTGGAACTGGTTAGTTGTTGGAATGGGTCCAGATAGGAGGTTATGCGACAGGTTCAAATGGCTCAGTAAGGTTATAGAAGCCATGCTCGGAGGAATTGGGCCTGAGAGGCGGTTACGCGAGAGGTCCAGAGTTTCTAACCCTTGCATGGCTCCGATATTCTCAGGTATCGTTCCATTCAATTGGTTCCGGGACAAATTCAAGGTACCCAAGGTTGAGAGATTTGTAAACCCATGTGGGATCTCTCCCCATAAGTTATTACTAGAAAGGTCTATCAACTTCACAATTGAAAGTATCCTCTGGAattccatttcttttcctttaacaACTAGGTTCATTTCCTCCCAGTAATAACCATAATACAGGTCATCTGGAAAAGTATCCAACAAGGTCGCAGAATTTAAAGCACTCAAATGGCCTAAGCATGGAGGGATGGATGCTGATAGATTATTAAGTGCAAGGTCCAAAATGCAGAGACCAGAAAGCCAACATAGCTGTCGAGGAATATTTCCTGTCAACATGTTGCCTCGTAGGCGTAGCTGCTTCAGTGATGACATTCTTTCTCCGATCCATTTGGGTATCTCACCCGAAAACTTGTTATTTCCAAGATCAAGGGAGTACAAGTTTGTGCAGTTTTGTAAGCTTGGAGAGAGTTCCCCGGAAAGATTGTTGTCGCCCAGTTTCAACAAGTAAATTACTTGAATGGAACATATGGAACTTGGAATCTCTCCAAACAGTCTGTTCTTGGATAGATCGACGATGCTGAGCAGTTTTATATCATTCCAGTGACTTGGAATCTTTCCTGATAAATCGTTATTTGAAAGATCAATAACACGTGAATATTTCAGTTTAGTTAATGATGATGGAACGCTCCCATTTAACAAGTTCCCCGAAACAGCTAGGACTCTCAAACTTGATAATTCCCCGCCAATATCGGAGGGAATTGGACCTGAAAATAGATTGTTTCGCAAAAGAGATATGTCAAATTATACCAAAGTGGGAGTGGACCCTCTAAGCGGTTGAAACTTAAATCTGCCATACTCCATCCCTGCGATGTGCTGAAGGATAGTGGGCTGGGAGGCTTTCCCCTCAATTGGTTCCTGGAAAGATCTAACCACCCAAGTGTTGGTACATTTGTATCTCGGTGCCTAGGTTGAAGAGCCAATGCGGCGCTAGTAGCCCAAATGGGACCAGGAGGGCAACCAAAAAGACCTTAGTcttgagttcgaatcctggggaggccactaTGGGTCGCTTTGGCACCAGAGCCAAAAATCTCGGTCCCGACATTACGGAGGATTATATGGGAAAGTTCCTTCTGAGTTCCGAGCCAGGCAGGGAATGTTTGAGACAGTATGCAGTTGCCGATTCTGATAAGCTTGAGACTGAAAGGAGGAATCCAGTCACTTGTAATATCGAAAACCAGAGAGTTGTTTGTAGCAGGTGATAAGTACGAGGAGAAATATTCCAGTTTCATAAGACCCATGAAGTGAATTTCAGATACCGTCCCTTTCCAAGAATTCCAATCAAGTGTTAAGGCAAGGAGCTCTTTAAGTTGTCCTATACTTTCTGGGATGGTCCCATTCATTCCGTTGTGAGAGAGGTCCAATTCCTCCAAGAACAACAGCTTTCCAATGGATGGTGGAATTGAACCCGAGATTGCATTGTCACTAAGAAGAAGAGATCTTAAGTTGCCAAGGTTTCCTATTGAATCAGGAATCGGTCCACTCAATTCATTTTTCGACAAATTTATCgatcttatatttttaagatgTCCTAATGAATTGGGAATCTGGCCACTTAATCGATTATCAAACACATCTATCAATCTTAAATTCTTAAGATATCCAAAGGAATCAGGAAAATGGCCATTGAATTGATTTTGCCCCAAAAACAATTCCTTCAAGCTACTGTTACTGCATGTAGATAAACTGTCTACAAATTCAATTCCCGCATCACTAATATCATTTCCTGAAAGATCCAAAACTTCCAAGCTGCAGAGATTTCCCCAAGCATCATAAGGAATTGGGCCTTTAATTTGAGCACTTCCGAGCCTCAGTTCCACAAGGGTACTGGCATTAAAAAGACAGCCAGGAATGGAAGCCTCGAAATTGTTGTCATCAAGGTTGAGGACCGAAAGAGAagtaaaattaacaaatgaaaGAGATTGAGGAAAGTTATTGAGTTCACAACCAGGCAAATGCAGTTCTAACAGAGATGGAAACATGTTAACAGCTTCCAGCCAATTAGTCTGTGCCTTGTTAAGGTTCACAAGCCCcaaattaagatattttaagGAAGAGAGACCAGAAAGCCAATTTAAATCAGAAACCCAACTACTTTCATCAAATGGGGATGCAGAGATATCAAGCTGACGCAAGTTTGACAAATTCCCGAGATGAGGGGGAATCATTCCACTAAATGCTGCTTGAGACAGATTGAGATAACTCAACCTCTCAAATGAGCCAAAGAAATTTGGAATTGGATTTCCTTGGAAATCATTGGAACTCAAGTCCAGGTAATTCAAATATTTCAGGTCAAGTAAGGAATGACTTATCTGGCCAACTAAACTTGACAAGTGAAAAGCTGCTTCATCTGCTTCATAATCAAGTGTTGAATTGGATTGATAAGGGTTTCTGAGGTCTAGCTTTATAACATGTCCTGTCCCATTACTGCAATCCACGCCTTGCCATTTACAACAATCTCCACCAACCCAAGAAGAAAGCCTACCTGAAGGATCCTCCAGACCACCTGTAAATTTAAGAAGAGCTTTCCGCTCCATCTCAGTGCAAACCGCACGCGTGTTAATATCACCATCAGAAGAATTGATCACAAGGGCTTCAAGTAAGAAACATTCGAGAATTAAAGGAAGCAAAAGAAGGCTAAGAAATAGGAGGAAGGTTTTCCTGCTCGCCATTGTTAATGCTCTACAAAGATACATCACAGCAAAGACATAGTAACAGCTGATTGATTCTTTAACCGTATTAAGTCTTCATACCAGTCAGCAATAACGTACtttttaaagtcaaaaatattatttcccaAGTCTTTAAAGTTAAGTCATTGTCCAcgagaaggaagaaaaagaaagatgaggAAAAGCCTTCTTATTTTGTCTTTTGCCCACACAGCAATAAGCAAGGAATTTGTTTAAGTCAAGAGTCAAGATGCCACCAAGCTTTTAGGTCACTGGCCAAAGAAAAGGTCACTGGAAGAAAAGATAAGTGAAGATGCCACCAAGCTTTTAGGCCACTGGCCAAAGACAAGGTCACTGgaagaaagaaattttaaaaaattcaacccCCCTTCCTGACTTTACTTCGATAAAACTTGTTGCGTGAATCAAcgttttcatattattttttaagttagcATAAgttttaatatcatatattcgtggaataatataataaaaaatatgccTAAGATTTTAACTTAGTTTGACTAATATATTTATGTCCATGGACTAACATATCTAAAAATTtagagggaaaaaagaaaacacaaaaaagaggccttaaaatatcttatatttttcctaTATAATGCACCACGAGCTCTATTATATTAGATGTCTTACACTACTCCACGTATTTCTATctatcatatataatttttataaatttatcttaatctcatagattatatttggttcacggaaagtattaagaaaagaaaaaaaaatatttaaaaaaaataattttctcatgattggttgttttatgaaaaatataaaagaaaatcaatataattaaaactaattagaaatttatatattttgtaattatttaacatttatatcaagaagttaaaataagtgaattgaatttaaagtaacaaataaaaagaatttcttaattttaaatctattttctattttcattcacttatttttttaaaattttttttcaattttatttcccttacattttccctcaatttttctaagaaccaaacatagtcataATTTTATTCTCCAACTGATATTTTTAGTACCTTTTCTTAtcctatcaaataaaatatttgtataacCAAATACCAAATGTTTTAAACAATGATCTTACTAAAATAGTATATGCcataaaaaagaatttgacCCACTTTTCAatgttcaattttataaaag contains these protein-coding regions:
- the LOC100254483 gene encoding uncharacterized protein At3g27210 — protein: MGSCVSVHKSSESTMKLQWSTASKTTDSVLNESPVKENTVSTQQFKPQLTPSFRELGSKEEVFFDSQPWLESDCEDFFSINGDSTPHHGNTPMNQSSFRETPRLDRSHHMDKSPNSLIEPSPSDKKKLIELFRESFGDDPFVGNQDLQGIESNMANGRLKAKATIFDFLTNRGCSSERSPNKGYKPEKEKSAHSAQCCLPGLVRSLSFSDRKRRPSPAHNIRRR
- the LOC100259600 gene encoding receptor-like protein EIX2, translating into MSSLKQLRLRGNMLTGNIPRQLCWLSGLCILDLALNNLSASIPPCLGHLSALNSATLLDTFPDDLYYGYYWEEMNLVVKGKEMEFQRILSIVKLIDLSSNNLWGEIPHGFTNLSTLGTLNLSRNQLNGTIPENIGAMQGLETLDLSRNRLSGPIPPSMASITLLSHLNLSHNLLSGPIPTTNQFQTFNDPSMYEGNLGLCGLPLSTQCSTPNEDQKDEEDEKEGDEDGWEMSWFFTSMGLGFPVGFWAVCGTLALKKPSRHAYFRFVGEGKDRMYVFIAVSVTHFKRKMNRNGGAHG
- the LOC132252538 gene encoding receptor-like protein EIX1, with the protein product MASRKTFLLFLSLLLLPLILECFLLEALVINSSDGDINTRAVCTEMERKALLKFTGGLEDPSGRLSSWVGGDCCKWQGVDCSNGTGHVIKLDLRNPYQSNSTLDYEADEAAFHLSSLVGQISHSLLDLKYLNYLDLSSNDFQGNPIPNFFGSFERLSYLNLSQAAFSGMIPPHLGNLSNLRQLDISASPFDESSWVSDLNWLSGLSSLKYLNLGLVNLNKAQTNWLEAVNMFPSLLELHLPGCELNNFPQSLSFVNFTSLSVLNLDDNNFEASIPGCLFNASTLVELRLGSAQIKGPIPYDAWGNLCSLEVLDLSGNDISDAGIEFVDSLSTCSNSSLKELFLGQNQFNGHFPDSFGYLKNLRLIDVFDNRLSGQIPNSLGHLKNIRSINLSKNELSGPIPDSIGNLGNLRSLLLSDNAISGSIPPSIGKLLFLEELDLSHNGMNGTIPESIGQLKELLALTLDWNSWKGTVSEIHFMGLMKLEYFSSYLSPATNNSLVFDITSDWIPPFSLKLIRIGNCILSQTFPAWLGTQKELSHIILRNVGTEIFGSGAKATHSGLPRIRTQD